The Virgibacillus sp. MSP4-1 genome has a segment encoding these proteins:
- a CDS encoding STAS domain-containing protein yields the protein MRIPILKLHNYLLISIQTELDDKTAIQFQEDLLNKIHETWATGVVIDLTSVEIVDSYIAKILGDVVSMSDLMGAKVVLTGIQPAVAMTLIDLGIHLKDVPTALDLEQGLIKLRQELEE from the coding sequence TTGAGAATACCAATTTTGAAGCTGCATAACTATTTGCTAATTTCCATACAGACGGAGTTGGACGATAAGACAGCTATTCAGTTTCAGGAAGATTTATTAAACAAAATTCATGAAACATGGGCAACTGGTGTGGTTATTGATTTAACTTCAGTGGAAATTGTGGATTCGTATATTGCTAAAATACTAGGTGACGTAGTGTCAATGTCTGATTTAATGGGGGCGAAGGTTGTGTTAACAGGCATACAACCGGCTGTAGCTATGACTTTAATTGATTTAGGAATCCATTTAAAGGATGTACCTACAGCACTGGATTTAGAACAGGGCCTTATTAAACTTAGACAGGAATTGGAGGAGTAA
- a CDS encoding anti-sigma regulatory factor: MSEHFQSCIPIQKEWDIVAARQQGRDIAKEIGFGSVDQARIATAISELARNIYLYANKGQICFEHIEDIEHKGIKILALDEGPGISDISKVMEDGYTTSGGLGAGLPGIKRLMDHFDIDSVEGKGTEVMIEKWLR, translated from the coding sequence ATGAGTGAACACTTCCAATCCTGTATCCCGATACAAAAAGAATGGGATATTGTTGCAGCACGTCAACAGGGCCGGGATATCGCAAAAGAAATTGGCTTCGGTTCTGTCGATCAGGCAAGAATCGCAACAGCAATATCCGAGCTGGCGAGAAACATCTATTTATATGCCAATAAAGGACAAATCTGCTTTGAACATATTGAGGATATCGAACATAAAGGAATTAAAATTCTCGCTTTGGATGAGGGCCCGGGTATCTCAGATATAAGTAAGGTTATGGAGGATGGCTATACAACATCTGGAGGGCTTGGAGCCGGACTTCCCGGGATTAAACGGTTAATGGATCACTTTGATATTGATTCAGTGGAAGGGAAAGGTACAGAGGTGATGATTGAGAAGTGGCTTCGGTAA
- a CDS encoding PP2C family protein-serine/threonine phosphatase, with protein sequence MVLEKYKNLLKNYLQLKDETALYRADQFSKQSLQQEISPDEIVQIHIDAMQDLYPDLPEDMRLSLHFLLETMISYGIAHHEFRALREKQLELKYEIEVAANMQNTLLNTVIPDVEELDIGAVSVAAQQMNGDYYHFIQDHRNVGVAVADVIGKGIPAALCMSMIKYALDTYPDNLSSPKTILKLLNRVVERNVEPGMFITMFYGFYNDEDHSFHYASAGHEPGLFYDASSDTFEKLEAKGIVLGVEENTSYQQNSKILSVGDMIILFTDGVTECRRGDQFIQREEILDIIKQYIHMPAQDIVDHVYRHFERLQDFDLRDDFTLIILKRNS encoded by the coding sequence ATGGTCTTGGAAAAATATAAAAATTTATTAAAGAATTATTTGCAATTAAAGGATGAAACAGCCTTATATCGGGCGGATCAATTCAGTAAACAGTCCCTGCAGCAGGAAATCTCACCGGATGAGATTGTCCAAATACATATTGATGCTATGCAGGATTTATATCCGGATTTGCCTGAGGATATGAGACTCTCTCTTCATTTCCTTCTGGAGACCATGATTTCATATGGTATTGCTCACCACGAGTTCCGTGCTTTGCGGGAAAAACAGCTCGAGTTAAAGTATGAAATAGAAGTTGCTGCGAATATGCAGAATACCTTATTGAATACGGTGATTCCCGATGTTGAGGAGCTTGATATAGGAGCTGTATCTGTTGCGGCTCAGCAGATGAATGGGGATTACTATCACTTTATACAGGACCATCGTAATGTGGGGGTTGCCGTTGCGGATGTTATTGGAAAAGGAATCCCTGCAGCCTTATGTATGTCCATGATTAAATACGCGTTAGATACATATCCTGATAATCTTTCAAGTCCGAAGACCATTTTAAAATTATTAAACCGTGTTGTTGAACGCAATGTGGAACCTGGAATGTTTATTACGATGTTTTATGGCTTCTACAATGACGAGGACCATTCCTTTCACTATGCGTCTGCGGGTCATGAGCCGGGCTTATTTTATGATGCATCCTCGGACACCTTTGAGAAACTGGAAGCAAAGGGGATTGTGCTGGGGGTCGAGGAAAATACATCCTATCAGCAAAACTCCAAGATTCTCTCTGTCGGGGACATGATTATTTTGTTTACAGATGGTGTGACAGAATGCAGACGCGGAGATCAGTTTATTCAGAGGGAAGAAATATTGGATATAATCAAGCAATACATACATATGCCGGCACAGGACATCGTTGACCATGTCTATCGGCATTTCGAACGATTACAGGATTTTGATTTGCGCGATGACTTTACATTAATTATCTTGAAAAGAAATTCCTGA
- a CDS encoding STAS domain-containing protein, whose protein sequence is MNLSIDVSRTDDIHHVKLSGEIDVYTAPKLKETILPLTKEEGVLIKVDLEKINYMDSTGLGVFISGLKSAKENHSELILMNLHERVYRLFDITGLKEVFKIENTVRGGK, encoded by the coding sequence ATGAATTTAAGTATTGATGTTTCTCGAACAGATGATATTCATCATGTGAAACTATCAGGTGAAATTGATGTGTATACCGCACCAAAACTCAAAGAAACCATCCTTCCGCTAACAAAGGAAGAGGGGGTTTTAATTAAGGTGGACCTTGAAAAGATCAACTATATGGATAGTACGGGTCTTGGTGTGTTTATAAGCGGGTTAAAATCAGCAAAAGAAAATCATTCCGAGCTGATTTTAATGAATTTACATGAGCGTGTATATAGATTGTTTGATATTACCGGCTTAAAAGAAGTCTTCAAAATAGAAAATACGGTTCGGGGTGGAAAGTAA
- the rsbW gene encoding anti-sigma B factor RsbW, with translation MQEPFDFIEIKIPAKPEYVGIVRLSISGIANRLGFSFEEIEDLKVAVSEAITNTVQHAYQGVEEGEVTIGFGLYHDRLEVMVADRGGSFDLSEIKQDIGPYRPEESIDGLRESGFGLFLIEELMDKLEINNDYGVIVIMTKHLHKNGVEPNDGEISTTQ, from the coding sequence ATGCAGGAACCTTTTGACTTTATTGAGATTAAAATACCAGCGAAGCCGGAGTATGTTGGGATTGTACGTCTATCTATTTCAGGGATTGCCAATCGTTTAGGATTTTCATTTGAAGAGATTGAAGATTTAAAGGTTGCCGTATCGGAAGCAATCACAAATACGGTCCAGCATGCTTATCAGGGGGTGGAAGAAGGAGAGGTCACCATAGGATTTGGTTTATACCATGATCGATTAGAAGTTATGGTCGCCGATCGTGGAGGAAGCTTTGATTTATCTGAGATCAAACAGGATATCGGTCCTTATAGACCTGAGGAATCCATTGATGGTCTTAGGGAAAGCGGATTTGGATTATTTCTGATTGAAGAACTGATGGATAAGTTAGAGATTAATAATGATTATGGTGTGATTGTGATTATGACCAAGCATCTCCATAAAAATGGGGTGGAACCAAATGACGGCGAAATCTCAACCACACAGTGA
- the sigB gene encoding RNA polymerase sigma factor SigB, with translation MTAKSQPHSDYDEEVYQWIETLQKNPQNETVHEKLVLEFENLVHSIASKYSKNSSIHEDLVQVGMLGLMAAIKRYDPSVGKSFEAFAIPTIVGEMKRFIRDKTWSVHVPRRIKELGPKIRKAAEELTTNLQYSPSVKEIAEHLGVSEEEVLEAMEMSQSYRALSADRKMESDSDGGKVSILDLVGAKEDGYNQVDYKMLLEKLMPVLSQRERQIIQFIYFENKSQKETGEHLGISQMHVSRLQRRALRKLRESLQSDSPEVLF, from the coding sequence ATGACGGCGAAATCTCAACCACACAGTGATTATGATGAAGAGGTTTATCAATGGATAGAAACCCTTCAAAAGAATCCGCAAAACGAAACTGTACATGAGAAGCTGGTTCTGGAATTTGAAAATTTAGTTCACTCCATTGCCAGTAAGTATTCCAAGAACAGTTCCATCCATGAGGACCTTGTACAAGTTGGTATGCTGGGTTTGATGGCTGCCATTAAACGTTATGATCCTTCTGTAGGAAAATCCTTTGAAGCCTTTGCTATCCCTACAATTGTGGGTGAGATGAAAAGATTTATCCGGGATAAAACATGGAGTGTACACGTCCCTAGACGAATTAAGGAACTTGGGCCAAAAATAAGAAAAGCCGCCGAGGAATTGACCACAAATCTGCAATATTCCCCATCTGTAAAGGAAATCGCTGAGCATCTTGGCGTCAGTGAAGAAGAAGTGCTCGAAGCGATGGAAATGAGCCAAAGTTATCGGGCTTTATCCGCTGATCGTAAAATGGAGTCAGATTCGGACGGGGGAAAAGTTTCCATTCTTGATTTAGTAGGTGCAAAAGAGGACGGATATAACCAGGTTGATTACAAAATGCTTCTGGAGAAATTAATGCCTGTTTTATCTCAACGTGAACGTCAGATTATCCAGTTCATTTACTTTGAAAATAAAAGTCAAAAGGAAACTGGAGAACATCTTGGTATTTCACAAATGCATGTTTCCCGACTGCAAAGACGTGCCTTAAGAAAGCTTCGAGAATCCTTGCAGTCGGATAGTCCGGAGGTTTTATTTTGA
- a CDS encoding PP2C family serine/threonine-protein phosphatase → MNAQNHRMEVSVFQEAKGGNRCNGDCFFYKETEHQFISVLADGLGSGSDAKESSNAVIEVIENHYEESIDQLIKRCNDKLIHKRGAVLGVLKLNFKNHTYSLTSIGNVGITLIPLNGRKKRTIPTPGYLPGYGYPYKIKREKLEQGNVFLMYSDGVNERKLFAEMTNFNDVTGITDTYARLHQETQTDDTTLMAIRYKAV, encoded by the coding sequence TTGAATGCACAAAATCATCGTATGGAGGTATCTGTTTTCCAGGAAGCAAAAGGTGGGAATCGTTGCAATGGAGACTGCTTCTTCTATAAAGAGACAGAACATCAGTTTATTTCGGTTTTAGCAGATGGTCTTGGAAGCGGATCGGATGCAAAGGAATCTTCAAATGCTGTTATAGAGGTTATCGAAAATCATTATGAAGAGTCTATTGATCAATTAATTAAGCGGTGTAATGACAAGCTTATCCATAAACGTGGAGCTGTATTAGGTGTTTTGAAATTGAATTTTAAAAATCATACGTATTCACTGACATCGATCGGGAATGTTGGGATCACCTTAATTCCCCTGAATGGCCGGAAAAAAAGGACTATTCCAACCCCTGGATATTTACCGGGCTATGGTTATCCCTACAAGATTAAACGGGAAAAACTTGAACAGGGAAATGTCTTTTTAATGTACTCGGACGGAGTAAATGAACGAAAACTCTTCGCGGAAATGACCAATTTTAATGACGTAACAGGAATTACGGATACTTATGCCAGGCTGCACCAGGAAACGCAGACGGATGATACAACTTTAATGGCCATACGGTATAAGGCCGTATAA
- a CDS encoding Tex family protein: MIVKEVSQSLKLREQITEKVIHMLQEGNTVPFIARYRKEATGGLDEVQIKEIEDKYEYQVQLHNRKEEVIRLIDEQGKLTDELKQEITNATQLQRVEDLYRPYKQKRRTRATIAKEKGLEPLAEQIYKNQSGVDIQAEAPGYFSDEHKLATVEDVLGGVNDIIAEWISDEPKFREKIRQDTFQRGLLETKAKNEEQDEKGIYHMYYDFQESVRKIASHRVLAVNRGEKEDILKVSTTPPEEYILSYLQDQVLDKPNSDVREVLVNAIQDSYKRLIGPSIEREIRNTLTEEAEEHAIQIFSKNLRNLLLQPPLKGKTVLGVDPAYRTGCKLAVVDETGKAGDIAVMYPTPPKNDKDGAEKIFMRMIEAYPVEIVAIGNGTASRETEQFVADMIQKHQLDISYIIVNEAGASVYSASKLAREEFPDFQVEERSAISIARRLQDPLSELVKIDPKSIGVGQYQHDVSQKKLSESLTFVVETVVNQVGVNVNTASASLLQYVSGLNKTVANNIVKFRDENGKLNSRKQLKKVPRLGAKTYEQAIGFLRITDGTEPLDGTPIHPETYDQTKALLQQLGLTTDNLGEADLVDALNQIQVKTMADELQMGVPTLQDIIEALKKPKRDPRDDLEKPILKKDVLSMDDLKPGMELQGTVRNVVDFGAFVDVGVKQDGLVHISKLSNKFVKNPLDVVAVGDIVTVWVDEVNMDRERIALTMINPQ; the protein is encoded by the coding sequence ATGATTGTTAAGGAAGTAAGCCAATCGTTGAAATTACGTGAACAGATAACTGAAAAGGTTATTCATATGCTTCAAGAAGGAAATACGGTCCCCTTTATCGCCCGTTACCGTAAAGAAGCTACAGGTGGGCTGGATGAAGTTCAGATAAAAGAAATTGAAGATAAATATGAATATCAGGTACAGTTACATAATCGAAAAGAAGAAGTTATCCGGCTGATCGATGAGCAGGGAAAGCTGACAGATGAACTGAAACAGGAAATTACAAACGCCACTCAGCTTCAGCGGGTAGAAGATCTTTATCGTCCGTATAAGCAGAAGAGAAGAACCCGGGCGACCATCGCTAAAGAAAAAGGTCTGGAACCATTAGCAGAACAAATCTACAAGAATCAATCCGGTGTAGATATCCAGGCGGAAGCCCCGGGCTACTTTTCAGATGAGCATAAGCTTGCCACAGTTGAGGATGTGCTGGGCGGCGTTAATGACATCATTGCAGAATGGATTTCTGATGAACCTAAATTTAGAGAGAAAATCAGACAGGATACCTTCCAGCGGGGCTTATTGGAAACGAAAGCTAAAAATGAAGAGCAGGATGAAAAGGGAATCTATCATATGTATTACGATTTCCAGGAATCTGTGCGTAAAATTGCCTCCCATCGTGTCCTGGCTGTTAACCGGGGAGAAAAAGAGGATATTTTAAAGGTTTCCACCACTCCCCCTGAAGAATATATTCTGTCCTATCTGCAGGATCAGGTGCTGGACAAGCCTAATTCAGATGTCAGGGAAGTCCTGGTGAATGCGATACAGGATTCATACAAACGTTTGATTGGTCCATCCATTGAAAGGGAAATCCGTAACACACTAACCGAAGAGGCAGAAGAGCATGCTATTCAGATCTTTTCTAAAAACTTAAGGAACCTGCTTTTGCAGCCGCCATTAAAAGGTAAAACAGTCCTGGGTGTCGATCCCGCTTACCGGACAGGCTGCAAATTAGCGGTTGTGGATGAAACAGGAAAAGCAGGGGACATTGCTGTTATGTACCCTACTCCTCCTAAGAATGATAAGGATGGCGCCGAGAAAATTTTTATGCGTATGATCGAGGCATATCCGGTAGAGATTGTTGCGATTGGAAATGGAACAGCCTCCAGGGAAACCGAACAATTTGTAGCAGATATGATTCAGAAGCATCAGTTGGACATTTCCTATATTATTGTCAATGAAGCGGGAGCCAGTGTATATTCAGCTTCAAAGCTTGCCCGTGAAGAATTTCCGGACTTTCAAGTAGAAGAAAGAAGTGCCATTTCGATAGCAAGACGACTTCAGGATCCATTAAGTGAGCTTGTAAAAATCGATCCGAAATCAATTGGTGTCGGCCAATACCAGCATGATGTCAGTCAAAAGAAATTAAGTGAGTCGCTTACCTTTGTTGTTGAAACGGTTGTAAACCAGGTAGGGGTGAATGTGAATACAGCCTCGGCATCCCTTCTGCAATATGTGTCAGGATTAAATAAAACGGTAGCAAATAATATCGTTAAATTTCGAGATGAAAATGGCAAGTTAAACAGCAGAAAGCAATTAAAGAAGGTTCCCAGGTTAGGAGCCAAAACCTATGAACAGGCGATTGGCTTTCTGCGGATCACCGATGGCACAGAACCTTTGGATGGAACACCGATTCATCCTGAGACTTATGATCAGACAAAAGCCCTTCTGCAGCAATTAGGTTTGACGACAGATAACCTGGGTGAAGCTGATTTAGTAGATGCTTTAAACCAAATCCAAGTAAAAACAATGGCCGACGAGCTTCAAATGGGTGTACCGACACTTCAGGATATCATTGAAGCGCTGAAAAAACCGAAACGTGACCCGCGTGATGACCTGGAGAAGCCCATTCTTAAGAAAGATGTTCTTTCTATGGATGATCTAAAGCCTGGAATGGAACTGCAGGGAACTGTAAGAAATGTAGTTGATTTTGGTGCCTTTGTAGATGTCGGAGTAAAACAGGATGGACTGGTGCATATTTCAAAGCTGTCGAATAAGTTTGTTAAAAACCCACTGGATGTTGTTGCCGTCGGAGATATTGTGACAGTCTGGGTCGATGAAGTGAATATGGACAGAGAGCGTATTGCTCTTACCATGATTAATCCTCAGTAA
- the cmpA gene encoding cortex morphogenetic protein CmpA, translated as MPNWLLKQMQNAFRKKDLYQIKMLNQCWFFYRRRFVHNEKSQT; from the coding sequence ATGCCGAATTGGTTGTTAAAGCAAATGCAAAACGCTTTTCGGAAAAAGGATCTTTATCAAATTAAAATGCTGAACCAATGCTGGTTTTTTTATCGACGTAGATTTGTCCATAACGAAAAATCCCAAACATAA
- a CDS encoding SprT family protein — protein sequence MDNTELLHLVKQISIKYFKKPFPDEAIFNNRLRTTGGRYLPSKRRIEINPKYLHELGIDELTGIIKHELCHYHLHIEGKGYQHRDRDFRELLKKVDAPRHCRALPSKENEKSHHYQCTQCGLLYNRKRQINLNRYRCGKCKGRLKKV from the coding sequence ATGGATAATACAGAGCTATTACATTTAGTGAAACAGATCTCAATAAAATACTTTAAAAAGCCCTTTCCTGACGAAGCAATCTTTAATAATCGTCTGCGAACCACAGGCGGAAGGTATCTGCCTTCAAAGCGCAGGATTGAAATCAATCCTAAGTATCTGCATGAATTAGGGATAGATGAGTTAACAGGGATTATTAAACATGAACTCTGCCACTATCACTTACACATTGAAGGTAAAGGGTATCAGCATCGGGACAGAGACTTCCGGGAATTACTTAAGAAGGTCGACGCTCCCCGTCATTGCCGTGCATTGCCTTCTAAGGAAAATGAAAAAAGTCATCATTATCAATGTACGCAATGCGGTTTGCTTTATAATAGAAAACGTCAGATAAACCTTAACAGGTATAGATGTGGAAAATGTAAGGGAAGGCTGAAAAAGGTATAA